The Microcystis aeruginosa NIES-843 sequence ATACCTTACAAGTAACCAGTTTTCCCAAGGAAGTGGAAGTGGGACAAAGTTTTCGGATTGAAGGAACCGCCGCCGCTGCCGACAAAGGCAAAAAACTCACCGTTTTAATTGATAATCAATTCCCCCTAGATGATATTAAAATAGAAGAAGGAGGAGAATGGAAAGCCGAATTTGTCTTCTTACAAGCAGGCAATCGCATTGTTAAAATAGCCATTGATAATCAAAGTGTAGAAATCAAAATCAAGGCTTCTCCACCAAAGGCAACAGGTGCAGTTACCCTGAATTTAACGGGAAGTGTCGGATTAGGAGGAATCAACCGAACAGCCGATAAGATTGCGGTTAAACAGCGATTACATTCCCTCGGCTATACTTTTGTCGGTGATCCTAATAGTGCAGCCTTGAATACAGGTTTCATTCTTGCTATTAAATTATTTCAATCGATTATTGCAGGGAGAGAAACTCTAGGTGGAGATGGACGAATAGATGTGGACAATACCACTCAGAAATGGTTAGAAGCAGCCAATGCACCTCGTTGGCAAACCATGCCCGATAGTAATCCTTCTATTAGCTTAATTAATCATGAGAAAAATCAAACTAATGATGATCATGATTTTGGAACAAGTTGGTTAGCAGATGCCATCTTAGAAATTGCTGCTGACTATCATAATACATTCCGAGTTTCTAATCCTAGTAGTGCCGCTTTTTCTATTAATGATGTTAGTAAACCCACAGGAGGAGACACCCCCCAACACGCAGGCCATGAAACGGGTTTAATGTGTGATGTAAGGCTTCCGCGCACGGATGGACAACATGGCGGAATCACTTGGGAAAGTGACAATTTTGACCGCACCGCAGCACGCGCTCTGATTAAAGCCATGAGACGACAAAAACTGGTTAGTCAAGTGTTTTTTAATGACGCGACCCTGAGAGATGAAACTTTTTTGGGACAAAAACTATGCAATTTTGCTCCCGGTCATGATCACCACATTCACTTTGCTATTCGCCCTCCCGTGAGAGCTTAGTTTCATTCATTGACTAACCAGATAATTGCATAATTGAGAGGTAAAAATTATGGGAATTGTACCGACAACATGGATGCCTAACTGTTCGATGAAAAGAATCATTATTCACTGGACGGCAGGGGGACATAAAGCCTCTAGCAGCGATAAATCTCATTATCATATTTTAATCGAGGATGATGGTAACTTAGTGCGGGGAACTCACTCAATTAAAGATAATGTTTCCACCGCAGATAATGTTTATGCGGCTCATACAGCACTGTTTAATACGGGTTCAATCGGAGTTAGCGTCTGTTGTATGAGTGGTGCGGTGGAAAAACCATTTAAAGCAGGAAGTTTTCCGATGACACAAACCCAATGGGAAACCATGGCGCAGGTAGTAGCAGAACTCTGTGATTTTTACGATATTGAAGTAACAGCTAAAACCGTTTTAGGTCATGGAGAAGTAGAACGTGAGTTTCCTAATAAACCCCAACGCGGAAAATGGGATCCAATGGTTTTACCCTGGGATACATCCTTAAGTAAAAGACAGGTGGGAGATCAATTTAGAACCCTAGTCAAAACGAAATTAACGGGCGTTTCTGGTTTAGTGGAAACTCCAGCTAGTATCACAGCAGTTATTCAAGGAAAACCCTTCCGAGAAGCGCAGATATTTAATGAAAAAAGTATCGTCAAGATTCGTCCTTTGCTAGATACTTTTAATTGGAAAATTATTACTGCCAATGATCAAGAAGTGATGGAATTAAAATTTGCTGATGGGGAAGAGGCAAAATCCTTAGGATTTTTGCTGATTGAACACAGCAATAACCCGATGGATATCCCCGAGGGAACTAGCCAAGGAGAAATTATCAAGAAAATTGAACAATTCGGCTTTGTGAAAGTAGTAGATTTGGCGCAAGCACTGAATCTTTCTGTAACTTGGGATGGCACAACTCGGACAGTAACAATTGAGTAAAGATCGATAACTTCAGGAGATAATTTTATGCAAAACTACACGATTAAATCGGGAGATACCCTCAGAGGAATTGCTTTAAAATTTTATGGTGATGCTTCAAAGTTTGTGGTAATTCAAGAAGCCAATGATATTGCCAATCCTAATCAAATTTCCGTGGGACAAGTTTTAGAAATTCCCGAGCTTGCCGATGACAATGACAATAATCCCCTAGAAAATTTTCATCGGGCTTTTCCTAATAGTGTACGCTGGCGATTGGCAGAAGATGGAGTGGAAATTGAAGGTAGCGGCATTGAGCGAACCAGTGGTCAACCGGCGACTGCTACTAAAATTTGGAATAATTTTTCTGATGAAATTAATCAATGGTCAAAACATTTTAATGTGCCAGCAGTAATTATTATTGCCACCATTGCCACAGAATCGAACGGAAAAGCAGACGCTATCCGCAAAGAACCGGGTTATGTATCTGATTCTATCACCCCTCATTTGATCAGTGTTGGCTTAATGCAAACATTAATTTCTACGGCCAGAGGTACATTACATAATTCAACCATCGATCGAGATGACTTAAAAAATGCCAGTATTTCTATCCCACATTCCGCACCCTCAACTGTCACATAAGCTGTCCCCCGCCAGAGACTTGAGTAAAAATACTTAGCTGGTGAAGGTTTTCTCGGTGGCCGCTAGGGGGGCTTTGAGACCCTAATTATGAAAAAATAGGAATTGTTGGAAAACTGAGGCGAGTGGACTGTTCGACCATGAATCAATCAACAGAAATTGAAGTCAAAAATCTAGACCATCTGGGATTAGTAGCCGGAATTATCGATGAAATAGGAATCGTTGAAATTATCAACGAACAAGTCTCAATTGAGCGAGGAGAAATTGTCACAGCGGGGCAAGTAGTGAAAGCAATTATCCTGAATGGATTGGGATTTGTCTCCCGAGCCTTGTATTTATTTCCTCAATTTTTTGAAGATAAAGCAACCGAACATCTGCTGGGAGAAGGCATCGAAGCAAAACACCTGAATGATGATAAAATTGGTCGAGTAATGGACAAACTTTATCAACTGGATGTTTCGGGTATTTTCCTACTCATCAGTTTAGCCGCCGTGAAAAAATTTGGTGTAGCAACCGAGAACTCCCATTTAGATTCGACTTCTCTATCAGTAGAAGGAGAATATAAAAAGGAATACCCAACAGTAGAAATCCTGAAATCAGGAGCAGTGGGAGAAGAAATTGAAACCAGACAACAGCCAATAAAAATTACCTACGGATACTCCCGCGACCGAAGACCTGACTTAAAACAATTTATGATTGACTTAATCGTAAGTGGGGATGGAGATGTACCTTTATTCCTGAAAGTAGGGGACGGAAATGAAGCGGACAAAGCAGTTTTTGGTCAAATCGCCCGAGAATTTAAAAAACAAGTTGACTTTGACAGTTTAATAGTCGGCGATAGCGCCCTCTATAGCAAAGAGAATTTAAAACTAATGAGAGAAATGCGTTGGTTGTCTCGAGTACCATTAAGCATCAAAGAGGCTCAAGAGTTAGTCGATAGCATCTCAGAAAAAGAGTTAACCGATTCAGAAATACCGGGTTATTCCTGGCGGGAAACAAGCTCTAACTATGGGGGGATAGAACAAAGATGGTTGCTAGTTGAAAGTCAAGCTAGACAAGAATCAGACTTGAAAAAATTAGAGAAAAAAATCGAGCAGGAAAAGAATTCTGCCCAAGAAAAAATCCGGCAACTATCCCGAAGAGAATTTGAGAATAGAGCGGTGGCGTTGGCGATAGCCAAAGGATTATCTGACTCCTTAAAATCTCATCAGTTAACGGAGATTAAAGTCAATCTCATTCCGCCTGAGTCCCAGGGGTCAAAACTCAAATCAAAAGACGATTTACCCTCTCAAAGCTATCAAGTTCAAGCCGAATTAGAGTTGAATTTGGCAGCGATTGAGAGGCTAAAGAAACGAGCAGGACGATTCGTTTTAGCAACTAACGATTTGGAGAAAAAACGATTGAGCAGTGAGGATATACTCAAAAAATATAAGGGGCAACAAGCTCCAGAAAGAGGATTTTCTTTTCTCAAAGACCCCTGCTTTTTTGCTGACAGTGTCTTTCTCAAATCTCCCCATAGAATCGAGGTCATGGCCATGCTCATGGGCTTGTGCCTGCTGGTTTATACTATTGGTCAAAGACAACTTCGTTTAAGTTTAAAACAGCAGGAGACGGGACTGAAAAATCCGTTGGGTAAGTTAACTGACCGACCGACGTTACGCTGGATATTTCAGGGCTTTCAAGGGATTCATCTCGTCCGTATTCAAGACAATCAAAAGATTAGCAACTTAACGGATGAGAGGCGCAACATTTTGAGATTTTTTCCCAAACCTTGCCAAGAATATTATCTCTTATCTTGACCAGATGGATTGACTTCAAGGGGTGACAAAACAAAGCGAGCAACTGGAACATCTCCCCCTAGATGTTAAGTCTGATTGCCTAGTCATTCTCAACAAGCACTGTTTATTGAGAATGACCGGGGGAACTCTGAAATTTTCGGCTTAGTTGCCGGCAGCTTGCCGCCAACTCACTCCTCTAGATAAGTATTTTGACTCGCGCCCCTTCCTCTTTTGAGACGTTGTGACACTTAGGGTGCGGAATGTGGGTTCTATTAAAGCAGGAACGTCATTTATTGCCGATCAACGCTTGAAAACTTTGTTAGATCCGCCCAAAGTTGCCTGTGCTTATAATGCTGGTTCTCTATTTGAAAACAAAAATTCCAATAATCGTTGGCGAATGCGTCAATTTCCCATTGGTACTTCCGCACACTGCGATCGCTTTATTAAATTCTTTAACGATGCAGTCTTTGTTTTGAAAGGAACCACCACGCCTGTTAGCGTCGGCTATCAACAATTTTATCTAGCTTGATTTCCTCGCCTGTCTTGGGGTTCTGATCATCAATTCAGCTTGCGGCTCTCAAGCATCAATTTTAGTCAGTCATGTCCAGTTATCTAGTTAGAAGAAATTTGTCTTTCTATTTATTTCAAGATTTCAAGGAGTGGTAAAGCTGTGTTATTCAAGCTTTTTCAGCGATTCATGATCTTTGGATTTACTTTAGTAATAATCTTATTTTTTCAAGCAAAAATCCAAGCTCAAACCGTTTGTCAAATAGTACCGACTTCTCAGATTTCTTCTATCGATCAGGCTAAATGTTTATTACGTCAACCCAAGATTTTTGGGAATGTGGGACCAACTTTAACCAGTTTACCTGCTCCGTTTGATCAACTCTTAACTAGACCTACCATTGATATCAGTAAAGAGCAATTAAGACGATATCTACAAGCTCAAGGAATTAACGAAGCAGACATTGGCGGTTCATTAGATAAACCTGTCTCACGAACCAATAATAATAATCCCAGGGCAGAGTTGGCTCGTTATTTTATTATTCATGATACCAGTACCCCTAATTTGGGCAATGATACCTTTCCCAATAATATTAATGAAGCTAGTTGGGAATTTAATAATTTCAATAAATATGGCAGTGGTGACAATTCTCCCGCTCATATCATTATTAATCGAGTAGGACAATCCGTCACTCGTAAGGATTTTAATACCCCTTGGCGTTCTACCAGACGAGAATCGGAGCAATTTTGTGGGGTGAATAAATGTAAGGGTTTATTCTTAGCAGTTGAATTAGTTCAACCTAGAAAATGTCAACCAAACTCTGGTCAAACACAGTGTTCTCCACCCAGAAAAAATGATGCTAAATCGCCAGATCCCGGCTTTACCAAAGCTCAATTAGATCGCCTAGCAGTTGTTTATATTGCGGCCAGTGTACGGCGCGGAAAATGGTTAATTCCTGCTTTTCATGTTGTTCTTGATCAAATCGTACCGGGTGGACATGATGACCCTCAGAATTTTAACCTAGATCAATGGTCAAAACAACTCAATGACATTTTAACTGAAATTCGTTCTTAGGAGTTAATTATGAACAAATATTTGAGACAATTATTACTAACTATTGCAGTAATTTATCTAATTCTAATGAGTAGTTTTCTCTCTCCAGCATTCGCACAAGTTAGCTACACCCCTCCTGCTCAGTCGGCGAGTGTTTTACGAGATATTCCATTCAATCAAGCTGTTCCGGTTGATGAAGCCTATCGCAAAGAATTTGAAAACTGCGATCAAAAAGATACTTTTAGAGGATTTTCTCTACCAATTATTAGAAGATGTAAGAACGATCCTAATAATGTTAAAGCCTTGTTAAAATTATCAGACGGAACAATTTTTATCGAATCGAAATTGAGTTTAGATATCGATGGCTCATGGTTAGCGTGTAAAGGACAAGGCGCGCCGACTTCTCAATGCCCAACATCTTTTTCTTGGCCAACGGAAACCCAAGAACCTAATAAATTTGTTGATCCTGATAACTTTGCTTATATCGTCAATCCAGTATCTAATTTTCAAAAAAGTAATGATCCCGGTGGAAATCAATTATTTGAAAAGAAAACAGGGGTTAAGTTAGGAGATTTAGGAGTAGTTGTTTACAAAAATAAGGTGGTTCCTGTATTCGTCGCTGATAGCGGCCCTTATAATAAATTAGGCGAAGGTTCATCCTTACTTCATCAATTGATTGGTGAAGATAAATGTAAACCGGGTAAACGAAGAACGGACGGAAAAACTCGCACTGATAAGCGATGGACAAGTGATGTTCATTGTACTGAATACAAGAATGTTAGTGTGGAAGATAAAGTTCTCTTTTTTATCTTTCCCAACTCTAAAATTCCGAATTTGAGTCCTGCGAATGCCACGAACAAAATCAATACAGAAGCTTTAAAACGCTTTGAAAACCTCAAGGATAATCGTCAAGGGGTGATTCAACTCAATCAACCTCAATCAGGACAAAGTTTTGCTGTTAATACTGCCGTGACATTTTCTGGTACTGCTAACCCAGAAGTTTCCCGAATTAAAGTCAGTATCGGTCTTGGAGGTCTCTTTGAAATTGCCGACCTCAAAAATATTAAAAAAAACTGGACTTTTGAGCAAGTTTTTAACACAAAAGGGATCGATAGACCTGTGACTATTCAACCTTTCAATGCTACAGATAAACCGCTTAAACCTCTGAATTTTACGATTACCATTCAATAGTTCATTCTGTTCTTTTGTATTGACTTTCAGGAGAATTAAACCCATGGCTAACAAAACTCTCAAAGCATTAACCAACACCGTTATTAAGTCTTTACCTCAAGATAGCATTGGCTTAAGTGATTCCCAGAAAATTACTTTACCTGAAGATGCTACTTTAGAAATCTTGCAATATCGTTCTGCACCTAATAATCATTGGGAAATTCAATTAGTCACTCCCCAAAATGGTCTTGTCACTTGGTTTGCTTTTATCTCCCATGTCGAAATATTTTCTGATCCTAACTTCAAGAAAACTTTAGTAGAGACAGCTACTGAAGAATGGGAATTTTTTGAAAAAGGAACTAAAAAAGAACGAGAAGATGGCTTTTGGCAAAGAGTGGTTAAATATTGGAAAGAAGCTCTTAATATACACCATATTGATACTCCCGATGAAGTAGGAGACGGTATAAGAAATCCTTGGTCAGCTGCCTTTATTTCTTGGATCATGACAAAGGCAGGTGCAGCAGACAAATTTAAGCGTGATGCGAGTCATTCAGTTTATATTCACGATGCCGTTCAAAAACGTAAAAATCGAGTGTTTGATGCCCCATTTATTGCTTTTAAAGTTGATGAAATCACGCCAGAAGTAGGGGACTTAGTTTGTGCGCCAAGGGCAAGTTCAGTAGATTTTGTTAAATATGACACATCCCCACCTTATGCTTCTCACTGCGATTTAGTGGTGGCAAAAAGAACGAATGAAATTGATATGATTGGGGGCAATGTTGAAGATTCTGTGAGTAAGACAACTATTGAATTGAATGCAGAAGGAAAAGTAATTCCTAATGGAAAAATTCTGGTTAACGGGAATCCAGCTACAAAACGACCTTGGTTTGTAGTGATTAAAAACCTTCTCTAATTTGTTTCTTTCGTTATTTACTTTAACTTTCAAGGACAAAGTTATGGCTACCTTACAAGATATTATCAACGAAAGTAAAACCCTAACCCGTTCCCAACTAAAAACGGACAAAGGGTTAGTAATAGAAATTCAAACCAAACTCGCTAACCTAGGATTTTACCCCGGCGGCGGTTGGATTGATGGAGATTTAGGAGAATCCAGTAGTTTTTCTTGGACTGGATTAATTGATTTTTGTAAAAAAATTGGGAGTCTTCCCATTCCCTCGGATACCCTAGCTATCAATAAAGAGATTGCCCAAAAATTGCTAACAACCAAGCAAGTTGACTCGGTTCTTAAAGCAGCTACTCAAAATTCAATTCTTACCCGTCTTCAACAAATTCAAACCAGATCACCAATTATTAATAAAAACACCCCTCCTTCTGCTTTTGTATCTCGAAGTATTGAGCAATCTCCTTTCAAACCATTTATCATTAATTATCCCAATTTCTTAACCCAGAAACCCGACGGAACCTCTCTAATTTCCTCTGGTGATACTTTGGTACTTTCTGATGGTAGAACGGTTAACTTTAACGACTATCCTAATTGCGGAAGTCAGCCAAATATTGACAATAATGGTTTAAGTTTTCTTCCTAGTAATATCTCTCATGCTTGTCTTTGTATCGGAAGTTTTAAAGATAGTAATAGCCCGATTAAAGCCAGATGGTTAGGAAAAGATGCCCTAACACCTGTTACTTTATGGTGGAGTACCACTAAATTTATTGGCGTTTTAAATACAGTTTGTCAAATTAATCAAAACTCAATTAATACAGATATTGATGATTGTGTGATTGCTTCTCACCGATTTAATGATTTAGTAAGAGATATGGTGAGTTATCAGGGACTATCTTCTAATCGTATTGGGGCTTTATTTAAAAGCTTTAGTAAAAGAGAAGTTTTAAGTAATTGGATTGAAACACAAACAGGAAGTGTTAGTCTAAATTTTACGGGTTCCTATGGAGAAGATTCCTTAATTTTTCCAGCAAGAATTAAAGATACAACGACAGGAAATATTGTCTTATCTTCAGGGGATGTTGGTGCGGCTACTTCAACTAATTCCCTGTCAGCCTACGATCTGGTACGCCTAATTTCAATGTTAGGATGGCATTTACATTTACCCAATAATGCTAAACTTCCCTCAGCCCAATGGAAAAGTTTAGAAAGCATAGTTCGGGCAATGGGTCATGATACAGCACGATATGTAGATGTAGCTTTTGAAACCTTGGGAGTTATGAATATTATCAGTGAACCTGTGATTATTTCAAAAGTAGGTTGGGGAAACATATCTGCTACTTCTGGGTCAATGACTTATACCGTATTTGTT is a genomic window containing:
- a CDS encoding IS1634 family transposase, with the translated sequence MNQSTEIEVKNLDHLGLVAGIIDEIGIVEIINEQVSIERGEIVTAGQVVKAIILNGLGFVSRALYLFPQFFEDKATEHLLGEGIEAKHLNDDKIGRVMDKLYQLDVSGIFLLISLAAVKKFGVATENSHLDSTSLSVEGEYKKEYPTVEILKSGAVGEEIETRQQPIKITYGYSRDRRPDLKQFMIDLIVSGDGDVPLFLKVGDGNEADKAVFGQIAREFKKQVDFDSLIVGDSALYSKENLKLMREMRWLSRVPLSIKEAQELVDSISEKELTDSEIPGYSWRETSSNYGGIEQRWLLVESQARQESDLKKLEKKIEQEKNSAQEKIRQLSRREFENRAVALAIAKGLSDSLKSHQLTEIKVNLIPPESQGSKLKSKDDLPSQSYQVQAELELNLAAIERLKKRAGRFVLATNDLEKKRLSSEDILKKYKGQQAPERGFSFLKDPCFFADSVFLKSPHRIEVMAMLMGLCLLVYTIGQRQLRLSLKQQETGLKNPLGKLTDRPTLRWIFQGFQGIHLVRIQDNQKISNLTDERRNILRFFPKPCQEYYLLS
- a CDS encoding N-acetylmuramoyl-L-alanine amidase, with product MGIVPTTWMPNCSMKRIIIHWTAGGHKASSSDKSHYHILIEDDGNLVRGTHSIKDNVSTADNVYAAHTALFNTGSIGVSVCCMSGAVEKPFKAGSFPMTQTQWETMAQVVAELCDFYDIEVTAKTVLGHGEVEREFPNKPQRGKWDPMVLPWDTSLSKRQVGDQFRTLVKTKLTGVSGLVETPASITAVIQGKPFREAQIFNEKSIVKIRPLLDTFNWKIITANDQEVMELKFADGEEAKSLGFLLIEHSNNPMDIPEGTSQGEIIKKIEQFGFVKVVDLAQALNLSVTWDGTTRTVTIE
- a CDS encoding glycoside hydrolase family 75 protein, with protein sequence MNKYLRQLLLTIAVIYLILMSSFLSPAFAQVSYTPPAQSASVLRDIPFNQAVPVDEAYRKEFENCDQKDTFRGFSLPIIRRCKNDPNNVKALLKLSDGTIFIESKLSLDIDGSWLACKGQGAPTSQCPTSFSWPTETQEPNKFVDPDNFAYIVNPVSNFQKSNDPGGNQLFEKKTGVKLGDLGVVVYKNKVVPVFVADSGPYNKLGEGSSLLHQLIGEDKCKPGKRRTDGKTRTDKRWTSDVHCTEYKNVSVEDKVLFFIFPNSKIPNLSPANATNKINTEALKRFENLKDNRQGVIQLNQPQSGQSFAVNTAVTFSGTANPEVSRIKVSIGLGGLFEIADLKNIKKNWTFEQVFNTKGIDRPVTIQPFNATDKPLKPLNFTITIQ
- a CDS encoding LysM peptidoglycan-binding domain-containing protein, encoding MQNYTIKSGDTLRGIALKFYGDASKFVVIQEANDIANPNQISVGQVLEIPELADDNDNNPLENFHRAFPNSVRWRLAEDGVEIEGSGIERTSGQPATATKIWNNFSDEINQWSKHFNVPAVIIIATIATESNGKADAIRKEPGYVSDSITPHLISVGLMQTLISTARGTLHNSTIDRDDLKNASISIPHSAPSTVT
- a CDS encoding DUF2272 domain-containing protein, with protein sequence MANKTLKALTNTVIKSLPQDSIGLSDSQKITLPEDATLEILQYRSAPNNHWEIQLVTPQNGLVTWFAFISHVEIFSDPNFKKTLVETATEEWEFFEKGTKKEREDGFWQRVVKYWKEALNIHHIDTPDEVGDGIRNPWSAAFISWIMTKAGAADKFKRDASHSVYIHDAVQKRKNRVFDAPFIAFKVDEITPEVGDLVCAPRASSVDFVKYDTSPPYASHCDLVVAKRTNEIDMIGGNVEDSVSKTTIELNAEGKVIPNGKILVNGNPATKRPWFVVIKNLL
- a CDS encoding glucosaminidase domain-containing protein; the encoded protein is MALLDDLVQRYAQADLSIIFREVDATDNRQVNLTAIPPDHFSHLKEVSLAQWLLESARATSKLAEEQKNFAGLKWRNEMTPFATPKSIKVPSESEAMDFCLFTDIDKFLRGYWKFLTREPYKGLEENTQTPENFIGFIQSKGFAADISYISKVLKLVPEARTLLAKANGIVIPPPPDTLQVTSFPKEVEVGQSFRIEGTAAAADKGKKLTVLIDNQFPLDDIKIEEGGEWKAEFVFLQAGNRIVKIAIDNQSVEIKIKASPPKATGAVTLNLTGSVGLGGINRTADKIAVKQRLHSLGYTFVGDPNSAALNTGFILAIKLFQSIIAGRETLGGDGRIDVDNTTQKWLEAANAPRWQTMPDSNPSISLINHEKNQTNDDHDFGTSWLADAILEIAADYHNTFRVSNPSSAAFSINDVSKPTGGDTPQHAGHETGLMCDVRLPRTDGQHGGITWESDNFDRTAARALIKAMRRQKLVSQVFFNDATLRDETFLGQKLCNFAPGHDHHIHFAIRPPVRA